CATCCCGAATACAACGTCGACAGAATTCTGGCGGAAATGGAACGAGACAAAGCCCGGGGCGATGTACCGCCACCACAGAACTTTGATTCCGACCATCCTCAGACTCTTTGGAGATCACACCGAAATCTTCTCTTTCAGCAATGGCTGTGGTTCTGTTATCAACGCGTGAGTTTTCAAGCCTAATCGAAACGGAAAATATCGACTCCATAGAAAACATCCATGCATCCTCTTGAAACCTTTAGCCAATGGCGCCGACGCTGGTTTGGCTGGCTGCCGATCCATCAACGATGGGAGCGATCAGCCGAGGACGTTGCACCAGAACGACATGATGATTGGTTACTGGATCTCATCAATCAACAAGAAGCATCAGCACTGTTTCCACATCTCAGCAAAGAGCGAGCAATTCTTCAATACCAAAAAATACGGCTCCAGATGCGTGAACAAGAACAGCGCGGTTACTAAAAAACTTTAAGCCAATACAGCCGCGTGATCAGAATCAATTGCTGAACCTCCTAATAAGATTTAGAGGCCAGATCAGACCAAGCGAAATGAAAGCGAATGAATTCTCGCAATCAATTCTTTGCAATCCTTGAGCAATTCAACAACCAAAGAACATCACAGAATCAAAAACAGCTCGGGTGTCACAATGTCAACCTGAATGATGACTTTGATACATCATTGACTTCAAGATCAAACACAAGGAAAAATTTGCACAGGCATCAGGCACCGTCTGGATCAGGATCAAGCTTGTTGATCTCCCACAACGGTCCAGCTCACATCAACTGGATTGAATTCGCCATAATTGTGTCATGAAAAATCTTCTAGTGAAACTGCTCGGCCCCTTGCTGGCGATCGCAGGCGTGCTCGGGCTTACTGGTTCATCGATTCTCTGGAACTTTCAGGGTCGCACTCTGGGACTCCCTGCCACGGTTATATCCTTGTTAGTGCTTGCTGTCGGAATTGTTCTGCTACGTCCCCTGCAACCAGCAGCATCAGCAGAGATCAGTGAAATTGTCGAAGATCAAAGATCCGAAGTCACCACAATTGCCTCTTCGGACGAAAGTTCGGAAGTTCAGAGCGGACAAAACAGCGCAACAACTGAGTTTGAGCAAAATTCAACTGATTCAAATTCAGTTGATGCGTCCAAAGAGAAAAAGCTGTCGTTAACGACAGCCGAAGCGATCGCAGCTCAACTTGCAGTAGCAGAAGCGGATCAGCCTGAGCGCGTTCTGGTTAACTTTGCTCCGAATGCCTTACGTCCGGGAAATTCAATTCGGCCTAATAAGAGGGCTCCAGGAAAAAATTTGTCGGGTTTCCGGGATATGGCTTCTGATTTGTTCAAAACCAATTAACTCACTCTGAAGGATAATAAAGAAATCGTTTTTCATCGATTGCCATACGCATCGTAAAATTTTTAATCATTACTGAATCAGTATTGAACAAACACTTCTAGCCAATTAAGTTTACGACAAGCATACTTAGGCCAATATCTTATTTTCTAGGGTCTGCAGTACTTTCTGATAAAAACAATAGATTGAGAATCACCAAGCTGGTCAGCTTGGGCCCAATCCAAACATGCTCGTTCAAGATCGTTTGACATTTCCATCGCCATTCCATGATTGAAGTGAGCTGCGCCATCGTTAGGATTCATTTGAATCGCAACATCGAAATCAAGAATGGCACCAGATAGATCACCAGATCGCGCCCTCGCAATACCTCGACTGCCATACGTTTCGCTACTTGTTGAGTCAAGCTCTATTGACCTGCTGTAATCAATAATTGAACCCTCAAAATCACCATATCTAGCTTTAGTAACACCACGATATTGGTATGCAGCTGCATTCTCTGGATCCAGCTCAATGGCCCTATTGAATTCAATCAAGGCTCCATGATAATCGCCGGATTGTAATTTTTCAGCACCATCCTTGAGATAAGAATCAAAATTGGAAGCCAGACCTGGAGGGACAAACGTTAAAAGACAAACCATCAACGAAGCTATAATGATCCGTAAAGGCATTGTCTGAAATGACTTACTAAAACCAGTTTAGTCAACAGGCTGAGCTCAGCATCTTGACATGAAATCTCAGGGTATTGATCTCAAGAATCAGAGTCATTAGCCATCAAGCTTGCGTGATCGGCTCCTGATCAATCAAAACCAACTTCCAATTATTCGGATCATACTCACCATCACCAAACATAATATTCGAAGCTTCATCCAAGCATGATGCTTCGACTTCCACCGTTTTTTCAATTTTCTGGTTCCAGAAAGAATAGATATGACCTTCCTCGTAATAAGCAAACGGCTTTGATGGCATCTGTGAATCAGGGAGCCAATCATCAAGAGCAATAATGTTATTAGTAATTTTTTCAATCATTTTCAACGTATCAATATCACCGTCTTCGAAATAGCCTTGCCAATTCATCTCAGCCCATTTTCCATTGTCCTCCATATACAAAACATAAGCCTCATCTTGAACCGTCTCACGCATCAAGCAAAAATTTTCACCAGAAAACTCATATTCAGCGGATTGTAGCTTGTTACTGTCAGGCATCATGAGAAATCATCTTGATCTTGTACGAATCAAAAACACGAACTAACTTTAATTTTATAGGAATTCAAAATCTAGCATCTCAGATGATCCATTGAGTTTCGAGCACTTAGTGTGACGATAGTATCCCTAACACTGTCATGCACGCCAGACAGAGCTGATTTGTGGAGGTGGGTTGGAGGGGAGTGCGTGACATGAACAAGTAGCTAACAAACGGTTTTCGATTCGACAGATCTCGAAAGGACTGGATCCCGATATGAAACCAAGCTGAATCTTCATACAAGCAATTCAGCAGGCATTCATGGAAAAAAGAAACGACATAAGACATGTAAACTTGTAGAATCAAAATATCATTTTTGGGGTTCCAAGACCTCAATTTCCAGGCAACCATGGCAAATTCAAGATTGAAAGGAGCCTGTTATGTTGTGCACCTAAATGACGGCAATCTCTTAATTGAAGTCGATTGCTTTGAAACCTATGCAGAAGCATTGCAACAGTTCAACCAAACGATTGAACTAGGGTCATTTGGCCGTTGGAAAGAAGTGTATTTAGAGGGAAAAGATAGAGCAGGTCAATTCGTTGATATTTATCAAGTTCATGACTTTGGCAAGAACAGGTCAGACTGAACTGAACTCTCTCAAATTCGAATGCGCCTACATGCAAGGTTCTCCAAACACATACCAAGCTATACAGTCAATTTTGTAGACCGATTTGAACATGATCAACAGTCATCAGTTCAATAGCCCGTTAGAGCCAATCATGCAGTGTCATTGGTCTATTTTTGGTACGTATGGGGGAAGACAGCTTCAGCTGCAGAACTGATACTGAGAGCAACTCGCAGTGGAGCAGTGCTCATCGACTGGCATTGGTACAAAGATCTATCGGATGAGCAGAGGGGTCTCTACGATGAGCTGATTCAGATCGAGACAGAAATTTATTTGAGTCCAAGAGACTGCAAGCAACTCGTGAAGGGGCTTACACGGATAGGAGTCAAGACACCAACACAACTCAGAGAATGGTTTACCGCCTTGGCTGAAGCAGAAGATGATTAGCGGAGAAAGGCGCAGCTTCTCATACATTCAAAGAGATAAACAGCATTTCAATTAATCATTGGTTCTATTGAGAGAAATTTATTTAACAACCAATGATGTCGTTAGCAAAGGCATGAGATCTATACGGGCATCGAACAGAAAAGAGCAAGATGATTCGCTGTTGATCCTCCATCACAATGACGAAGAATCAACTTCTTGACAGGTGCCTATTACATTAATTTCCATAGTGATATTCCTTTGTTGAATCCTCTGCGCATAGGTGTACTCACTTACAGGATCAAGACTGATTCGGATTGTTTCTTCACTTGTACTGAAACCTTGTCCAGACCTGCCTGTACTAGAGAGTACACCGTCAATCATCTCAGCATTCAACCATTGACCGCCCTTGAACATCACCATTCTTCTCTGAGGATCAATGATGAATGTCTCGCTTTGCTTGCCTTTGTTTTGCTGAATGATTTCAGAAGTATTTGTATTGGCAACTTTTGAGGTGAGATCGCCTTTGCAATGGAGATAAATCAGCTCTTCAGCAATCACAGAAGTGCCAGAGGTCAGCAGAACAGAAAACAGAGTGAGAAGAATCATTTCTGTCAGAAACATAGATTATTTCAGACTATTTGCTACTTGACGCCAAATGAATACTGAGGACATCTTTGCTCAATCCCAGGGTAAAATCTACTGTTGATTTGTTGCTCGCTCATTGAGGCAAGTTGGTCAATCTTTTCTGGGTATTGACCAATAACCAATCCTATAGCCATTCCTTCATTCATGCCTCGATCATATGAGTTCATAACGCTTACATTTTCTCCTTTCATGATTGAGCAATAAGCATCAACCATTTGATTGATCATAAATTCAGAACTCATTACAGGCGCTCCAATGACACATGCTGCTGTGACACCTGAGAGAGAAAGTAAGGAGTTGCGCTTCATGAGTGATTGACTTTTACCATTAATAGCACTACCTAAAGAACCTGCCATCGTTTGCCATGAGCATAAGGCTTCAAGACTCCAATCCCCGAGCTGCTAAAAAATAGCCATAGAGATTTTTATCTCCTTCATACTCTGTTGGCCTGAGAATGCTTCATTGGCAGACAAGAGGCCGAAAAATCTGATCGCAACTTGAACCGGACGGAAAGCGTGAACCGATCAAACCCTTACTGTGTTTCAGGTGGCTTCTAAGGGGATATCAATCAACTGATCAACACAACATGAGATCAGCTGAACCTTTGTGATTGGTGCTTACTCGAAAAACCAGCCATAGCTGTGCAATCCGATGCCAAGAAGATTGACCCCGATGTAACACACAACAATCACAACCAAACCGAAAGCGGCGACAAGTGCCGGACGCCGACCTTGCCAGCCTCTGCTCAGACGTGTGTGGAGATAGGCGGCATAGACCAGCCAGCAAATCAACGCCCAAGTTTCTTTGGGATCCCAACTCCACCAACTTCCCCAAGCCTCATTCGCCCAAACGGCCCCACTAATGATGCCGACGGTGAGCAATAGAAAACCCACGGTGATCGTGCGATAGCTCAAGCTGTCGAGCTGCTCGGTGCGACTGAAATGAATGGATGAAAGCTGAACTTCCGGCGGGTTCTGGACGGCAACAGCGCCTTGCATCGACAACAGCTTCGGTCGTCGATAAGAACCGGTTCCGATGGAGCTGCTGCGAAGTTCCAACTCTTCACCGCGGTCCGTCAGCAGCACGGCAACCGACAACAATGACCCCACCATCAGAGCCGCGTAGCTGACCATGATCACGCTGACATGCATCACCAACCAGCTACTGCGCAGGGCCGGCACGAGTGGTGATGCTTGCTGCAGCTGGTCGGGTAAAGCAAAGCTGGCAAAGGCAATGCAGCCAAGGCCCATCGGGGTTGCGGCAGCTGCCACCAGTGGCGATGTCCAGTTGCGTTCAACCAGAAGTTGGGTGAGTGTGCAGGCCCAGGCCAGAAAACAGAGCGATTCGTAGAGGTTACTGATCGGGAAGTGTCCCGATTGCCACCAGCGCAGCACAAGCTGAGAGGTGAGCAAGAGGTTGGAAAGGGCGATCAGCGAGCGCACACCGCTGGAGCTCCGACCATTGGACAATGCCCAGAAACTCCACGGCAGAGCGACCAAGAGAAAGGCAAAGGCCATCAGACCCAGAAGCAGAACAGGTTCCGAAACGATCGCTTCCAGACCGGAAAACCCCATCAACCACCTCAAGCAGAGGACGTACTGACATTGATTCTGACGGTCTGGCTCATCGACTGGCCTGCCTGAGTAAGAATCCGCCACCAGCAAGTGAGATCAACACAGGACTCCAGGCAGCAAGCAGGGGTGGAAGTGTGCCTTTAACACCGAGGGAACTGAAACTGAAACTCAGCACGTAGTAGACCAAGATCAAAACGACGCTGATGCCGAAACCCTGGCTTCGACTGGTTCGGCTGTTGGGTTTAGCACCAAGACTCGCACCAATCAAACCGAAGACAAGACATGCCATCGGCAGAGTGAATTTCTCCTGAATCCTGACCTGAAGTCGACGGGCCTCTTTAATATCACCTGCATTCAGAAGAAGTTGTTCGGCCTGCAGCGCTTCAGCCACCGTCATGTTGTTGGCATCCTTGGGAAGCTTGGCAATACGAATTGGAGCAGCACTAAGCGGATAGAGGTACCTGACAAAATCTGCCGAAGTGGTGCTGCCAGAGGGGGTGAGAGTCAGGATCTGCCCGTTTAGAAACTCCCATTTGCCTTCTCTCTCGTTCCAGTTAGCGCTTTCGGCTACCAACATTTGTGTGAACCCCAACCGGGAAAAATCGAGCACTGTTACGCCTGTCATGGTGCCGTCACGAAATTTGCTGGCATAGAACAGCTGAACCAACCCCTTCCCGGTGGAACCGTCAGGTTGCTGGATAGATCCGAACCGTGAATAAACAATGTTGTCGCCTTTCTCAGTGGCGATCGACTTCCCGAGTGCTCTGCGCAAAGTGATCTCAGCAGAACGATTGCTTCGGGGCACCACTACGTCATTGAAAACAAATGTCAGACTCGACATAACAAGAGACAAAGCAAGCGCTGGCAGGATCATTCGGGTGGCCGTGACCCCCACGCTGCGTAAAGCAGTGAGTTCGCTGTTTGCAGATAAACGGCTATAGGCAAGAAGGGTGGCCATCAGGGTGGCCATCGGGAAGGAAATCACCAGAAAACTGGGCAGACGCTGCAACAGCACCTGGACAGCAATCAGAACGGGAAGACCAGATTCAACGATCTTTCTCACAAGTTCAAACATCACCCCAACCGACAGCGACACAACCGTGAAGGCGGCAACTGCAAACAACAGTGGGCTGATCAGCTCGACGATGAGCCAACGATCGAGAAGCGGAATGCGCCGAAGAAGAGTACGGACCCTCTGATTAATTGATTGCATCACAGCTGGAATCCCTCGCCGAGGTAGTGACGGCGAACCAATGGGTCAGATGCAACCTGGTCGGAAAGCCCTGAGGCAAGAACGCTGCCATCCGTGAGGATGTAAGCCCGATCTGTGATCGCCAGAGTTTCCCTCACGTTGTGATCGGTGATCAGAATCCCCATCCCGCGTTGACGCAACGCCTGAATCAGTTGCTGCAGGTCAGCCACAGCCAGTGGATCCACCCCAGCGAAAGGCTCATCAAGGAGCAGATAACGCGGTCCTTCAAGCCCGACCGCCAGAGCACGGGCCACTTCGCAACGGCGACGTTCGCCGCCAGAAAGCTGGAAACCCATGCGATTTAGAAAGGGTTGCAGATGAAAATCATCAATCAGCTGATGTAGGCGCTCGCGGGCCTGTGGCTTAGCAAGACCGGTCTGGGCAAGAACGAGCTCCAGATTCTCCCGGACAGTTAATTGCCTAAAAACACTGGGTTCTTGAGGCAGGTAACCGATCCCGAGCCGTGCCCTCTGAGGCATGGAAAGACTGGCAACAGGATGTCCATCCATCAAAATCTCGCCTTGATCGGGCTTGAGCAGACCGATAACGAGATTGAAGCTTGTGGTTTTGCCGGCACCGTTTGGCCCAAGAAGACCGATCACTTCACCCGGTTCCAGTGTCAGCGTGAGGTCTTTCACCAGAGGTCGACCTCCCAGGGCAAGAGAAACCCGATTGAGACTGAGGCTCATGGCGTCAGCGGGGTCTGCGCTGGCTGATCCGGGCGCAGGATCATGGTTGAGCGCACCTGTCCGCCAGTAGACGGCAGCGCAACAGCCCGCTCATCCTCAAGGTTGTAAGTCACACGTTCAGCCCTGAGTGTGCTGCCATCTTCCTGCACCACGTCGACATCCCCACTCAACACCAAGCGTCCCTCGCGACTGAAGTACTGAGCCTGACGTGAGGTCGCCACCGTTCCGCGGGAGGGGTAAACGATGCGGACATTCCCGATAGCAGTGACCACTCCAGTGACGTTGTCGGCTGTCTGGCTGTCGGATTCGATGGTGATCAAACCGTCGTCCGATGGGGGACGCTCAAGAGGTGCAACGAACTCCTGGGCAAGAGAAGGTCCGAGCAAGGAAAGGAGCAGACCAGCGCACCAGATCACGGAAGAGCGGAGCAAAGTCATCGATCGCTGAAACGCTGGAAACACGATCGGTCCAGGGGCTGAGTAATGAATTATCCATCGTCCCACGAATCACTCCGCCGCAACGAGTCGGGGTGGCGGTAGGACCTCCGGGTTTGCTCCGGATTGAAGGGCGCTCAGGCGGTCAGCGACAGCCGTATGCAACGCGTCGAGGTCAAGTCCCAACGCTCTAGGCAATGAGGGCCTGAGACGCCCGATGCCTTCACCGAGAAGAATGGTTGCACCGCGGGTGTTTCCCCGTTCGAGGTGAACATGGGCGACAGCGATCTGAACGATCGCCTGAATCAACTTGCGGTCGGGATCGATCTGTTCATGCCAGATCTCCTCAAAGGCATCGTGGGCCTCATACCAGGCTCCGGAATTGAACAGTTCCAGAGCCTGCGGGAAACGGGGATCGTCGGCCGGACTCAACGCTTAGCCATCTTCTTCGCAGGAAGTTTGCGCAGACGGATCGATTCCGGAGTGACCTCAAGCATTTCGCCGGGGCCGATGTATTCGAGGGCCCGCTCCAGCGTCATCTGCACAGGTGCCTGAAGGGTGTCGAGTTCTTCAGCACCCGCAGAACGCATGTTGGTGAGCTGCTTGGACTTGCAGACATTGATCTCGAGATCCTGAGGACGATTGTTCTCGCCGATGATCATGCCCTTGTAGACCTTTGTTCCTGGAGCAATGAAGAACTGACCGCGGTCTTCAGCATTCTTGAGGGCATAGAAGGTGGCTGTGCCCTCTTCAAATGCAATCAACACACCGTTGCGGCGGGTGTCGAAATCACCCGTCATCGGGCGGTATTCGAAGAAAGAATGGCTCATGATCCCTTCACCACGGGTGGCGCGGATGAATTCACCGCGGAAACCAATCAGGCCACGGGAAGGAACGACAAATTCCAACTGCGTACGGCCATCAGCACTGGTTTCCATGTTCTGCATCTCAGCCTTGCGTGATCCCAGCTTTTCGATGCAGCTGCCCACAGCGGCTTCGGGGACGTCCATGACAAGGGTCTCAACGGGTTCGCAGGGTGTGCCGTCGATGGTCCTGAAAATCACCTGTGGCTGGGACACCTGGAATTCGTATCCCTCGCGTCGCATGGTTTCGATCAGGATGCCGAGGTGCAGTTCACCGCGACCACTTACTGCAAAACGATCCGGCGAGTCCGTGTCTTCGACGCGCAGTGCAACGTTGGTGAGCAGCTCCCGCTGAAGACGGTCGCGCACCTGACGACTGGTCACAAACTTGCCTTCTTTGCCTGCAAACGGTGAGTCGTTGACCACAAAGGTCATCTGCAGGGTTGGCTCATCGACCTTGATGAGTGGAAGTGCCTTGGGTTCATCTGGGCAGGCGATGGTCTCGCCAATGTTGACTTCGTCGAAACCGGCAACAGCCACCAGATCACCAGCACTGGCTTCAGCGATGTCCACACGCTGCAGACCCTCAAAGCCAAGCAGTTTGCTGATCCGGCCCTTCTTGAGGTTACCGTCATCTTTGATCAGGACTGCATTCTGACCCTGCTTGATCACGCCGTTGTGCACCCGGCCAATGATGATCCGACCGAGAAAATCGGAGTAATCAAGTGTGGTGATCTGAAGCTGCAAAGGCTTGGTGGAATCGCCAACCGGAGGCGGAACATGGCGCAGGATTGCATCGAAGAGCGGACGCATGTTGTCGCTCTCGGTTTTCATATCGGGCTTGGCGAATCCCCCCAGGCCGCTTCCAAATAAATATGGAAAATCACACTGATCGTCGTCAGCACCGAGCTCAAGGAACAGATCCAGAACCTTGTCGACAGCTGTTTCAGGATCAACCCGAGCACGGTCAATCTTGTTGACGAAAACGATGGGACGCAGACCCTGCTCGAGTGCTTTTTTCAGCACAAAACGGGTCTGAGGCATCGGACCTTCATTGGCATCAACGATCAACAGGCAGCCGTCCACCATGCCGAGCACACGCTCCACCTCACCGCCGAAATCAGCGTGTCCAGGCGTGTCAACAATGTTGATACGGGTGTCGTTGTAAGTGACAGCCGTGTTTTTGGAAAGGATGGTGATTCCGCGCTCACGCTCGAGATCGTTGGAATCCATGACGCAGGTGGGGACTGCTTCGTTGTCACGGAAAATGCCTGACTGGGCCAGCAGTGAGTCGACCAGGGTCGTCTTTCCATGGTCAACGTGGGCGATGATCGCGATATTGCGAATCGCCTTTTGCTGGGCGCTCATAGGAGTCTGTAGGTGGCGGAATCTCTTAGCGCCCGCAGGCGCAGT
This genomic window from Synechococcus sp. MIT S9220 contains:
- a CDS encoding tetratricopeptide repeat protein yields the protein MPLRIIIASLMVCLLTFVPPGLASNFDSYLKDGAEKLQSGDYHGALIEFNRAIELDPENAAAYQYRGVTKARYGDFEGSIIDYSRSIELDSTSSETYGSRGIARARSGDLSGAILDFDVAIQMNPNDGAAHFNHGMAMEMSNDLERACLDWAQADQLGDSQSIVFIRKYCRP
- the ccsB gene encoding c-type cytochrome biogenesis protein CcsB, with product MGFSGLEAIVSEPVLLLGLMAFAFLLVALPWSFWALSNGRSSSGVRSLIALSNLLLTSQLVLRWWQSGHFPISNLYESLCFLAWACTLTQLLVERNWTSPLVAAAATPMGLGCIAFASFALPDQLQQASPLVPALRSSWLVMHVSVIMVSYAALMVGSLLSVAVLLTDRGEELELRSSSIGTGSYRRPKLLSMQGAVAVQNPPEVQLSSIHFSRTEQLDSLSYRTITVGFLLLTVGIISGAVWANEAWGSWWSWDPKETWALICWLVYAAYLHTRLSRGWQGRRPALVAAFGLVVIVVCYIGVNLLGIGLHSYGWFFE
- a CDS encoding LptF/LptG family permease; translated protein: MQSINQRVRTLLRRIPLLDRWLIVELISPLLFAVAAFTVVSLSVGVMFELVRKIVESGLPVLIAVQVLLQRLPSFLVISFPMATLMATLLAYSRLSANSELTALRSVGVTATRMILPALALSLVMSSLTFVFNDVVVPRSNRSAEITLRRALGKSIATEKGDNIVYSRFGSIQQPDGSTGKGLVQLFYASKFRDGTMTGVTVLDFSRLGFTQMLVAESANWNEREGKWEFLNGQILTLTPSGSTTSADFVRYLYPLSAAPIRIAKLPKDANNMTVAEALQAEQLLLNAGDIKEARRLQVRIQEKFTLPMACLVFGLIGASLGAKPNSRTSRSQGFGISVVLILVYYVLSFSFSSLGVKGTLPPLLAAWSPVLISLAGGGFLLRQASR
- the lptB gene encoding LPS export ABC transporter ATP-binding protein → MSLSLNRVSLALGGRPLVKDLTLTLEPGEVIGLLGPNGAGKTTSFNLVIGLLKPDQGEILMDGHPVASLSMPQRARLGIGYLPQEPSVFRQLTVRENLELVLAQTGLAKPQARERLHQLIDDFHLQPFLNRMGFQLSGGERRRCEVARALAVGLEGPRYLLLDEPFAGVDPLAVADLQQLIQALRQRGMGILITDHNVRETLAITDRAYILTDGSVLASGLSDQVASDPLVRRHYLGEGFQL
- a CDS encoding LptA/OstA family protein, producing MTLLRSSVIWCAGLLLSLLGPSLAQEFVAPLERPPSDDGLITIESDSQTADNVTGVVTAIGNVRIVYPSRGTVATSRQAQYFSREGRLVLSGDVDVVQEDGSTLRAERVTYNLEDERAVALPSTGGQVRSTMILRPDQPAQTPLTP
- a CDS encoding DUF309 domain-containing protein; its protein translation is MSPADDPRFPQALELFNSGAWYEAHDAFEEIWHEQIDPDRKLIQAIVQIAVAHVHLERGNTRGATILLGEGIGRLRPSLPRALGLDLDALHTAVADRLSALQSGANPEVLPPPRLVAAE
- the typA gene encoding translational GTPase TypA, translating into MSAQQKAIRNIAIIAHVDHGKTTLVDSLLAQSGIFRDNEAVPTCVMDSNDLERERGITILSKNTAVTYNDTRINIVDTPGHADFGGEVERVLGMVDGCLLIVDANEGPMPQTRFVLKKALEQGLRPIVFVNKIDRARVDPETAVDKVLDLFLELGADDDQCDFPYLFGSGLGGFAKPDMKTESDNMRPLFDAILRHVPPPVGDSTKPLQLQITTLDYSDFLGRIIIGRVHNGVIKQGQNAVLIKDDGNLKKGRISKLLGFEGLQRVDIAEASAGDLVAVAGFDEVNIGETIACPDEPKALPLIKVDEPTLQMTFVVNDSPFAGKEGKFVTSRQVRDRLQRELLTNVALRVEDTDSPDRFAVSGRGELHLGILIETMRREGYEFQVSQPQVIFRTIDGTPCEPVETLVMDVPEAAVGSCIEKLGSRKAEMQNMETSADGRTQLEFVVPSRGLIGFRGEFIRATRGEGIMSHSFFEYRPMTGDFDTRRNGVLIAFEEGTATFYALKNAEDRGQFFIAPGTKVYKGMIIGENNRPQDLEINVCKSKQLTNMRSAGAEELDTLQAPVQMTLERALEYIGPGEMLEVTPESIRLRKLPAKKMAKR